In Dyella terrae, one DNA window encodes the following:
- the hfq gene encoding RNA chaperone Hfq produces the protein MSKGQSLQDPFLNALRRERVPVAIYLVNGIKLQGTIESFDQFVVLLRNQVSQMVYKHAISTVVPSRNVRVGNGHDGHVESATGADSEA, from the coding sequence ATGTCCAAAGGGCAGTCGTTGCAAGATCCGTTTTTGAATGCTTTGCGCCGTGAGCGCGTTCCGGTCGCCATTTATCTGGTCAATGGAATCAAGTTGCAGGGCACGATCGAGTCGTTCGATCAGTTTGTGGTGCTCCTGCGCAACCAGGTGAGCCAGATGGTCTATAAACACGCCATCTCCACCGTCGTCCCAAGCCGCAATGTCCGCGTGGGCAATGGTCACGACGGCCACGTCGAATCCGCGACGGGTGCCGATTCCGAGGCTTGA
- the hflX gene encoding ribosome rescue GTPase HflX — protein sequence MFDRQKKGERAVLVLPHSRGEGDSARRAEEFAELVKSAGAEVLGSIPARVDIPNPRFYIGSGKAEEVAEMAAALEADLVLVDHTLSPVQERNLEKHLKVRVVDRAGLILDIFAQRARSHEGKLEVELAQLKHIATRLVRGWTHLDAQRGGAIGNRGPGETQLETDRRLLAERVKMLTKRLEKVQVQRGQQRRARLRNTVPRVALVGYTNAGKSTLFNALTSGEVFAANLLFATLDPTVRKLDDLSCGPAVIADTVGFIRDLPHDLVAAFRATLAEARDADLLLHVSDAADDEREYLHRVVDQVLEEIDAGDVPQLRVMNKIDLAGTEPRIDRDSEGRPTAVWLSAASGQGLDLLRQALGELLGGDRVRSALRLPLTEGRLHARLRAAGAIASEDVDADGWMLQIDAPRSVLAPLGGGTEAEAALMRGLLDVPELSVDE from the coding sequence GTGTTCGACAGACAGAAAAAAGGTGAGCGCGCCGTGCTCGTCCTGCCGCATTCGCGCGGTGAAGGCGACAGCGCCAGGCGTGCCGAAGAATTTGCCGAGTTGGTCAAATCGGCCGGCGCCGAGGTGCTGGGAAGCATTCCCGCACGCGTCGATATCCCCAATCCTCGCTTCTATATTGGCTCGGGCAAGGCCGAAGAAGTGGCCGAGATGGCCGCGGCACTCGAGGCCGACCTGGTGCTGGTCGATCACACCCTTTCGCCCGTGCAGGAGCGAAACCTTGAGAAGCATCTCAAGGTGCGCGTGGTCGATCGCGCCGGACTCATCCTGGATATCTTCGCCCAGCGCGCCCGTTCCCACGAAGGCAAGCTGGAAGTGGAGCTGGCCCAGCTCAAGCACATCGCCACCCGGCTGGTGCGGGGCTGGACCCACCTTGATGCCCAGCGCGGCGGTGCGATCGGCAACCGCGGCCCCGGCGAAACCCAGCTGGAAACCGACCGTCGCCTGCTCGCCGAGCGGGTGAAAATGCTCACCAAGCGTCTGGAAAAGGTGCAGGTACAGCGCGGTCAGCAGCGCCGTGCGCGCCTGCGCAATACCGTGCCGCGCGTGGCGCTCGTCGGTTACACGAATGCGGGCAAGTCCACGCTGTTCAACGCGCTGACCTCCGGCGAAGTGTTCGCGGCGAACCTGCTCTTCGCCACGCTGGATCCTACGGTGCGCAAACTCGACGACCTCAGCTGCGGCCCCGCAGTGATTGCCGATACGGTCGGCTTCATCCGTGATTTGCCCCACGACCTGGTGGCCGCCTTCCGCGCCACCCTGGCCGAAGCCCGCGATGCCGACCTGTTGCTGCATGTCAGCGATGCGGCGGACGACGAGCGCGAGTACCTGCACCGCGTCGTCGACCAGGTGCTGGAGGAAATCGATGCCGGCGACGTCCCGCAACTACGCGTGATGAACAAGATCGACCTGGCGGGCACCGAGCCCCGGATCGATCGCGATAGCGAAGGGCGGCCCACGGCGGTCTGGTTGTCGGCGGCGTCGGGGCAGGGGCTGGACCTGCTGCGCCAGGCGCTGGGCGAACTGCTGGGCGGTGATCGCGTCCGTTCGGCGTTGCGCCTGCCACTGACCGAAGGGCGCCTGCATGCGCGTCTCCGGGCGGCGGGAGCCATCGCCAGCGAAGACGTCGATGCCGATGGATGGATGCTGCAGATCGATGCGCCCCGCAGCGTGCTGGCACCCCTGGGTGGTGGGACGGAGGCCGAGGCGGCGCTGATGCGCGGGCTGCTCGACGTCCCGGAACTGTCGGTCGACGAGTGA
- the hflK gene encoding FtsH protease activity modulator HflK has product MAWNEPGNGQRDPWGKNRQPGGKSGLDDMLKQLKARFGKLGGGPGGVLTIIVALVLASLLLSSYTIVDARQAGVVLRFGQYSRTLGPGFHFKLPRPLESVTKVSTTEIRSVTDTVRMLTADENIISVDFNVQYQVSDARKFLFALSGKPEDTLRQASEAAVRSVVGANVMDNILTSPGAEQVIAAPATATTAAAPVTTAPVAAAAPAQTRDTLQQQTREILQATLDSYDSGLRITDVSFQNVAPPQEVKDAFDDVNAAREDKQGTENNARAYASKVVPVARGEAARIAAQAQGYAAEREARATGDAARFNLILKEYRAAPEVTRRRLWLETVEDVMSNNPKVLDGANGRNMIYLPLDRAAGNVKDLPPVGTVMQSGAADATGKEKQP; this is encoded by the coding sequence ATGGCCTGGAACGAACCCGGCAACGGGCAGCGTGACCCCTGGGGCAAGAATCGCCAGCCCGGCGGCAAATCGGGGCTGGACGACATGCTCAAGCAGTTGAAGGCACGTTTCGGCAAGCTGGGCGGTGGCCCGGGCGGCGTGCTAACCATTATCGTGGCCCTGGTCCTGGCCTCGCTCCTGCTCAGCAGCTACACCATCGTCGATGCCCGCCAGGCTGGCGTGGTGCTTCGCTTTGGCCAGTACTCGCGCACCCTCGGCCCCGGCTTCCACTTCAAGCTTCCCCGCCCGTTGGAGTCGGTCACCAAGGTCAGCACCACCGAGATTCGCTCGGTGACGGACACCGTCCGCATGCTGACGGCCGACGAAAACATCATCTCGGTCGACTTCAACGTCCAGTACCAGGTGTCGGACGCGCGCAAATTCCTCTTTGCGCTGAGCGGCAAGCCGGAAGACACGCTGCGTCAGGCATCCGAAGCCGCGGTGCGCTCGGTGGTCGGCGCCAACGTGATGGACAACATCCTCACCAGCCCCGGCGCAGAGCAGGTCATCGCCGCCCCGGCGACCGCCACGACGGCGGCAGCCCCCGTGACCACCGCCCCCGTGGCAGCGGCCGCGCCGGCCCAGACGCGTGACACTTTGCAGCAGCAGACCCGCGAAATCCTTCAGGCGACGCTGGACAGCTACGACTCGGGCCTGCGCATTACCGACGTCAGCTTCCAGAACGTGGCGCCGCCGCAGGAAGTGAAGGACGCTTTCGACGACGTCAACGCGGCGCGCGAAGACAAGCAGGGCACCGAGAACAACGCCCGCGCCTATGCCAGCAAGGTGGTGCCGGTGGCCCGCGGTGAAGCCGCGCGCATCGCTGCCCAGGCCCAGGGTTATGCCGCCGAGCGCGAGGCTCGCGCCACGGGCGATGCCGCTCGCTTCAATCTCATCCTCAAGGAATACCGCGCCGCGCCGGAGGTCACCCGCCGTCGCCTGTGGCTGGAAACCGTCGAGGACGTGATGTCGAACAACCCGAAGGTGCTCGATGGCGCCAACGGTCGCAACATGATCTATCTGCCGCTTGATCGCGCCGCCGGCAACGTCAAGGACCTGCCGCCCGTCGGCACGGTGATGCAGTCCGGCGCGGCGGATGCCACGGGCAAGGAGAAGCAGCCATGA
- the hflC gene encoding protease modulator HflC, whose amino-acid sequence MKFFAGILVVLAVLLGYNSMFVVHEGQAALVTQFGRIVRAGDAPGLHFKVPLIQQVLLFDNRILPLEAKPERYFTSEKKSVNVDFYVKWRIADSAAYYRATAGQELQAVSSLAPIVKDALRFEFNARTLQELISGGRKDITERVRKQTDAAARKNLGITVVDVRIKRIDLPDEVSESVYKRMRAERLQLANELRSTGQQAAEAIQADADRQRQILIADAERDAASVRGEGDAKAAGIYALAYGQDPEFFAFYRSLGAYRKSFEDGKGVLVLKPDSEFLRYFNDGNSKR is encoded by the coding sequence ATGAAGTTCTTTGCCGGCATTCTCGTCGTCCTGGCCGTCCTCCTCGGCTACAACAGCATGTTCGTCGTGCACGAAGGGCAGGCCGCCCTCGTGACCCAGTTCGGCCGCATCGTGCGCGCCGGCGACGCCCCAGGCCTGCACTTCAAGGTGCCGTTGATCCAGCAGGTGCTGTTGTTCGATAACCGCATCCTGCCGCTCGAAGCCAAGCCGGAGCGCTATTTCACTTCCGAGAAGAAGAGCGTCAACGTCGATTTCTACGTGAAGTGGCGCATTGCCGACAGCGCAGCCTACTACCGCGCCACGGCCGGCCAGGAACTGCAGGCTGTCAGCAGCCTGGCGCCGATCGTGAAGGACGCGCTGCGCTTCGAATTCAACGCGCGCACCTTGCAGGAACTGATCTCGGGTGGCCGCAAGGACATTACCGAGCGCGTGCGCAAGCAAACCGACGCCGCTGCTCGCAAGAACCTGGGCATCACCGTGGTGGACGTGCGCATCAAGCGCATCGACCTGCCGGACGAAGTGAGCGAGTCCGTTTACAAGCGCATGCGCGCCGAGCGCCTGCAGCTGGCCAACGAGCTCCGCTCGACCGGTCAGCAGGCTGCCGAGGCCATCCAGGCCGATGCCGACCGCCAGCGCCAGATCCTGATTGCCGACGCCGAGCGTGACGCGGCCTCGGTGCGGGGTGAGGGCGACGCGAAGGCCGCCGGTATCTATGCCCTGGCCTATGGTCAGGATCCGGAGTTCTTCGCGTTTTATCGAAGCCTGGGCGCGTACCGTAAGTCGTTCGAGGACGGCAAGGGCGTGCTGGTGCTCAAGCCGGATTCCGAGTTCCTGCGCTATTTCAACGACGGCAACAGCAAGCGCTGA
- a CDS encoding DUF2065 domain-containing protein, whose product MPRDLAAALCLVVVIEGLVLFAAPRGWQSAMREAQKLAPGKLRLIGAVAMAAGLLFLQFVH is encoded by the coding sequence ATGCCGCGTGATCTGGCGGCCGCCTTATGCCTGGTGGTCGTCATCGAAGGACTGGTTTTGTTTGCGGCGCCCCGTGGGTGGCAATCGGCCATGCGCGAGGCGCAGAAGCTCGCCCCGGGCAAGCTGCGACTGATCGGCGCGGTGGCCATGGCGGCGGGCCTGCTTTTCCTGCAGTTCGTGCACTAG
- a CDS encoding adenylosuccinate synthase, producing MGKSVVILGAQWGDEGKGKIVDLLTEQVKAVARFQGGHNAGHTLVIKGKKTVLHLIPSGILRDDALCLIGNGVVLSPAALKQEIEELEAQGVEVRSRLKISPATPLIMPYHIAVDKAREAAAGKSAIGTTGRGIGPAYEDKVARRSVRVADLMYPHELPEKVKAAVEYHNFILTQWLKAEPVDFQQVLDDALAYGEFIRPMVDDVATILHDVRKEGGHILYEGAQGALLDIDHGTYPYVTSSNTTVGGALAGTGVGAGDIDYVLGICKAYATRVGGGPFPTELHDDMGERLRKVGNEFGASTGRPRRCGWIDLVALKRAVQINGINGLAITKLDVLDGLPTIKVCIAYEYRGKRRELAPLDADGWAECKPVYLEFPGWEESTAGIREWDKLPPAARAYLRAVEELSGCKLSLVATGADRDDTIILDDPFA from the coding sequence ATGGGTAAGTCAGTCGTAATCCTTGGCGCGCAATGGGGCGACGAAGGCAAAGGCAAGATCGTCGATCTGCTGACCGAACAGGTCAAAGCCGTGGCCCGTTTCCAGGGTGGCCACAATGCCGGCCACACGCTGGTGATCAAGGGCAAAAAGACGGTCCTCCACCTGATTCCGTCGGGCATCCTGCGTGACGATGCGCTGTGCCTGATCGGCAACGGCGTCGTGCTGTCGCCGGCCGCGCTCAAGCAGGAAATCGAAGAACTCGAAGCGCAGGGCGTGGAAGTGCGCTCGCGCCTGAAGATCAGCCCGGCTACGCCGCTGATCATGCCGTACCACATTGCCGTGGATAAGGCGCGCGAAGCCGCCGCCGGCAAGTCGGCCATCGGCACCACCGGTCGCGGCATCGGTCCGGCTTATGAAGACAAGGTGGCACGTCGCAGCGTGCGCGTCGCTGACCTGATGTATCCGCACGAGCTGCCGGAGAAGGTCAAGGCCGCCGTCGAGTACCACAACTTCATCCTCACGCAGTGGTTGAAGGCCGAACCGGTCGACTTCCAGCAGGTGCTCGACGATGCGCTGGCCTATGGCGAATTCATCCGCCCGATGGTCGACGACGTCGCCACCATCCTGCACGACGTGCGCAAGGAAGGCGGTCACATCCTGTACGAAGGTGCGCAGGGCGCGCTGCTCGACATCGATCACGGCACGTATCCGTACGTGACGTCCTCCAACACCACCGTCGGTGGCGCACTGGCCGGTACCGGCGTGGGCGCGGGTGACATCGACTACGTGCTGGGCATCTGCAAGGCCTACGCCACGCGCGTCGGCGGCGGTCCGTTCCCGACCGAGCTGCACGACGACATGGGCGAGCGCCTGCGCAAGGTTGGCAATGAATTCGGTGCAAGCACCGGTCGTCCGCGTCGCTGCGGCTGGATCGACCTCGTCGCGCTCAAGCGCGCCGTGCAGATCAACGGCATCAACGGCCTGGCGATCACCAAGCTCGACGTGCTCGACGGCCTGCCGACCATCAAGGTCTGCATCGCGTACGAATACCGCGGCAAGCGCCGTGAACTCGCGCCGCTCGATGCCGACGGCTGGGCCGAGTGCAAGCCGGTGTACCTGGAATTCCCGGGTTGGGAAGAGTCCACTGCCGGTATCCGCGAATGGGACAAGCTGCCGCCGGCCGCGCGCGCCTACCTGCGTGCCGTGGAAGAACTCTCCGGCTGCAAGCTGTCGCTGGTGGCCACCGGCGCCGATCGCGATGACACCATCATCCTCGACGATCCCTTCGCCTGA
- a CDS encoding M1 family metallopeptidase, whose product MRRTFLGSAIVLALAGAALTAAPSAFADKAPVAATANKVTTQLPLSVRPSHYDVEVTPHAESLTFDGKVTITVDVLEPTSSITLNAIDMSFSKVSLTPASGKALADPKVAVDAEKQTATFTFAKPLAKGSYKLSMDYTGKIGTQANGLFAIDYDTKAGKKRALYTQFENSDARRFIPSWDEPNYKATFNLVANVPADQMAVSNMPIAKKEDAGKGLEKVTFQPSPKMSTYLLFFGVGDFERATKMAGKTEVGVITQKGMLSQADFALDSAKIILDEYNDYFGTPFPLPKLDNIASPGRSQFFGAMENWGAIYTFEYILLLDPTISTQSDKQAVFSVQAHEMAHQWFGDLVTMRWWDDLWLNEGFASWMEGRTTAKLHPEWNTKLEEVGVREGAMGRDAIATTHPIVQHIETVEQASQAFDAITYSKGQAVIGMLEGYVGADGWRDGVRLYMKQHAYGNTVSDDLWKAVETASKKPVTTIAHDFTLQPGIPMIKVESATCNAGKTTIKLSQGEFTRDRPNKTALKWHVPVIAQTVGGEPARTVVDGTATMELAGCGPVLVNAGQSGYYRTLYGTEQFDALKGSFAKLQPIDQLGVLGDSWALGMAGLQSSSSFLDLVQATPADADPQIWGDIAGDLTALDGYYDGDAARQGAFRKFAVAKLKPVFAKVGWEEKAGEADPVKVLRNQLIGVLGTLGDQDVIKEARRRYAASEKDSKALPGAIRRVTLAVVARNADAATWDKLHAAAKAEKTPMVKDQLYTLLSVAQDKALAQRALDLALTDEPGATNSAGMIGAVSGRHPEMAFDFAVAHKAQVDKLVDSTSSSRYYPALGGRSLNPAMVGKLKAFADKYIAEGSRRDTETAIANIEYRVKVRDDRMPAIDAWLKQHGA is encoded by the coding sequence ATGCGTCGCACTTTTCTGGGTTCTGCCATTGTCCTGGCGCTGGCAGGCGCCGCCCTGACCGCCGCACCGTCTGCGTTTGCCGACAAGGCACCGGTCGCCGCCACCGCCAACAAGGTCACCACGCAGCTGCCGCTTTCGGTGCGCCCGTCGCACTACGACGTTGAGGTGACGCCGCACGCCGAGTCGCTCACGTTCGACGGCAAGGTCACGATTACCGTCGACGTGCTGGAGCCGACGAGCAGCATCACGCTCAACGCGATCGACATGAGCTTCTCGAAGGTGTCGTTGACGCCGGCCAGCGGCAAGGCGCTGGCGGATCCCAAGGTCGCGGTGGATGCCGAGAAGCAGACCGCCACGTTCACGTTTGCCAAGCCGCTCGCCAAGGGCAGCTACAAGCTGTCCATGGATTACACGGGCAAGATCGGCACCCAGGCCAACGGCCTGTTCGCGATCGATTACGACACCAAGGCCGGCAAGAAGCGCGCGCTGTACACCCAGTTCGAGAACTCCGACGCCCGCCGCTTCATCCCGTCGTGGGATGAGCCGAACTACAAGGCGACCTTCAACCTCGTCGCTAACGTGCCTGCCGACCAGATGGCCGTCAGCAACATGCCGATCGCCAAGAAGGAAGACGCAGGCAAGGGCCTGGAGAAAGTCACCTTCCAGCCGTCGCCGAAGATGTCGACCTACCTGCTGTTCTTCGGCGTGGGCGACTTCGAGCGCGCCACCAAGATGGCCGGCAAGACCGAAGTGGGCGTGATCACGCAGAAGGGCATGCTCAGCCAGGCCGACTTCGCGCTGGATTCGGCCAAGATCATCCTCGACGAATACAACGACTACTTCGGCACGCCGTTCCCGCTGCCCAAGCTCGACAACATCGCCTCGCCGGGCCGCAGCCAGTTCTTCGGCGCGATGGAAAACTGGGGCGCGATCTACACCTTCGAGTACATCCTGCTGCTCGATCCGACCATCTCCACGCAGTCGGACAAGCAGGCCGTGTTCTCGGTGCAGGCGCACGAAATGGCCCACCAGTGGTTCGGCGACCTGGTGACCATGCGCTGGTGGGATGACCTGTGGCTCAACGAAGGTTTCGCTTCGTGGATGGAGGGCCGCACCACCGCCAAGCTGCATCCGGAGTGGAACACCAAGCTCGAAGAAGTCGGCGTGCGCGAAGGCGCGATGGGCCGTGACGCCATCGCCACCACGCATCCGATCGTGCAGCACATCGAAACGGTGGAGCAGGCCAGCCAGGCCTTCGACGCGATCACCTACTCGAAGGGCCAGGCCGTGATCGGCATGCTGGAAGGCTACGTCGGTGCCGATGGCTGGCGCGATGGCGTGCGCCTGTACATGAAGCAGCACGCCTACGGCAACACGGTGTCCGACGATCTGTGGAAGGCCGTGGAAACGGCGTCGAAGAAGCCGGTGACGACCATCGCGCATGACTTCACGCTGCAGCCGGGTATCCCGATGATCAAGGTGGAAAGCGCCACCTGCAACGCGGGCAAGACCACGATCAAGCTGAGCCAGGGCGAATTCACCCGTGATCGTCCGAACAAGACGGCACTGAAGTGGCATGTGCCGGTGATCGCGCAGACCGTCGGCGGCGAACCCGCTCGCACGGTGGTGGATGGCACCGCCACGATGGAACTGGCCGGTTGCGGCCCGGTGCTCGTCAACGCCGGTCAGAGCGGTTACTACCGCACGCTGTACGGCACCGAGCAGTTCGATGCGCTCAAGGGCAGCTTCGCGAAGCTGCAGCCGATCGATCAGCTGGGCGTGCTCGGCGACAGCTGGGCGCTGGGCATGGCCGGTCTGCAGTCGTCCTCGTCGTTCCTGGACCTGGTGCAGGCAACGCCCGCCGATGCCGACCCGCAGATCTGGGGTGACATCGCCGGTGACCTGACGGCGCTGGACGGCTACTACGATGGCGACGCTGCTCGCCAGGGCGCGTTCCGCAAGTTCGCCGTGGCCAAGCTCAAGCCCGTCTTTGCCAAGGTGGGTTGGGAAGAGAAGGCCGGCGAAGCCGATCCGGTGAAGGTGCTGCGCAACCAGCTGATCGGTGTGCTTGGCACGCTGGGCGACCAGGACGTGATCAAGGAAGCCCGCCGCCGCTACGCCGCCTCCGAGAAGGATTCGAAGGCTCTGCCGGGCGCGATCCGCCGCGTGACGCTCGCTGTGGTCGCCCGCAATGCCGATGCTGCTACCTGGGACAAGCTGCACGCCGCCGCCAAGGCCGAAAAGACGCCGATGGTGAAGGACCAGCTGTACACCTTGCTGTCGGTCGCGCAGGACAAGGCGCTCGCGCAGCGTGCGCTGGACCTCGCGCTCACCGATGAGCCGGGTGCCACCAACAGTGCCGGCATGATCGGCGCCGTCTCGGGTCGTCATCCGGAAATGGCCTTCGATTTCGCCGTGGCTCACAAGGCACAGGTGGACAAGCTGGTCGACTCCACGTCGAGCAGCCGTTACTACCCGGCACTGGGCGGCCGCTCGCTGAACCCGGCCATGGTCGGCAAGCTCAAGGCTTTCGCTGACAAGTACATTGCCGAAGGCTCGCGTCGCGACACCGAAACGGCCATCGCCAACATCGAGTACCGCGTGAAGGTGCGCGATGATCGTATGCCGGCGATCGATGCCTGGTTGAAGCAGCACGGCGCGTAA
- a CDS encoding chloride channel protein, with the protein MPRTFRPLDRRVVYVALLSVALGAAVAGIAWCLTALIGLVTHLAFYGRISTDFVSPAGHHLGAWVIVVPVIGGLIVGAMARWGSRAIRGHGIPEAMEQVLLNESKIPPRITWLKPVSSAIAIGTGGPFGAEGPIIATGGALGSLIGQLLHVTADERKTLLAAGAAAGMAAIFSAPVSAVLLSIELLLFERRARSLIPVGLAAATGATLRMLFEGTGPVFPMPDVAAPTLAAMLMYLLMGLLLGVVSVGITRLVYAIEDGFEKLPIHWMWWPALGGLAVGVVGYFAPRTLGVGYDNISAVISGQLGLAAMASLCVMKLISWSLALGSGTSGGTLAPLFTIGGALGGVLGLALSHAAPGLHVDPRVAALVCMAAMFAGSSRAFLTSVVFAMETTLQAHALLPLLAACVAAYLVSGLLMHNTIMTEKIARRGVRVPAEYTADFLEQVLVRDACSRNVVSLRDSLSIADARAWLRSGGDASRHQGFPVINDQGQAIGVVTRRQLTDEAVDPSARLVTLITRAPLVVREDHSLREAADHMVEADVGRLIVLGKSEPHAMVGFITRGDLLKAHSRRLREARDAHRHFRFR; encoded by the coding sequence ATGCCGCGGACATTCCGTCCGCTGGATCGTCGCGTGGTTTACGTGGCTCTGCTTTCCGTCGCGCTTGGTGCTGCCGTCGCTGGCATTGCGTGGTGCCTGACCGCCCTTATCGGCCTGGTGACCCATCTTGCGTTCTATGGGCGGATCAGCACCGATTTCGTGAGTCCCGCCGGTCACCATCTTGGCGCCTGGGTGATCGTCGTACCGGTGATCGGTGGCTTGATCGTCGGCGCCATGGCGCGATGGGGCTCGCGCGCCATTCGTGGACATGGCATTCCCGAAGCGATGGAACAGGTGCTGCTCAATGAAAGCAAGATTCCACCGCGCATCACCTGGCTTAAACCGGTGTCTTCCGCCATCGCGATCGGCACGGGCGGTCCATTCGGCGCGGAGGGCCCCATCATTGCCACCGGCGGTGCGCTGGGCTCATTGATCGGCCAGCTGCTCCACGTGACGGCGGATGAGCGCAAGACGCTGCTCGCCGCCGGTGCCGCAGCGGGCATGGCGGCGATCTTCTCCGCGCCGGTGTCGGCCGTACTTTTGTCCATTGAACTGCTCCTGTTCGAACGCCGCGCGCGCTCCCTGATTCCTGTCGGACTTGCAGCGGCAACCGGTGCAACGCTGCGGATGCTTTTCGAAGGCACCGGACCGGTGTTCCCGATGCCGGACGTCGCCGCCCCCACGCTTGCGGCCATGCTGATGTATCTGCTGATGGGGCTGCTGCTCGGCGTCGTGAGCGTGGGCATCACGCGGCTTGTCTATGCGATCGAAGACGGCTTCGAAAAGCTGCCGATCCACTGGATGTGGTGGCCGGCGCTCGGCGGCCTTGCGGTGGGCGTGGTGGGTTACTTTGCGCCGCGCACGCTCGGTGTGGGCTACGACAACATCAGCGCCGTCATCAGCGGCCAGCTGGGTCTCGCCGCCATGGCATCGCTATGCGTGATGAAGCTGATCTCGTGGTCACTGGCGCTCGGTAGCGGTACGTCCGGAGGCACGCTGGCGCCGCTGTTCACCATTGGCGGTGCCCTGGGTGGCGTCCTCGGTCTGGCGCTGTCGCATGCCGCTCCGGGTTTGCATGTCGATCCGCGCGTCGCCGCACTGGTGTGCATGGCGGCAATGTTTGCGGGCAGCTCACGTGCATTTCTTACCTCGGTGGTGTTCGCGATGGAAACCACGTTGCAAGCGCATGCGCTGCTGCCCTTGCTCGCTGCGTGCGTCGCGGCCTACCTGGTATCGGGCCTGCTGATGCACAACACGATCATGACTGAAAAGATCGCGCGGCGTGGCGTCCGCGTGCCGGCCGAATACACCGCCGACTTCCTCGAGCAAGTCCTTGTACGTGATGCATGCAGCCGCAACGTGGTAAGCCTGCGCGACAGCCTGTCCATCGCCGACGCGCGCGCGTGGTTGCGAAGCGGCGGCGACGCGTCGCGGCATCAGGGCTTCCCGGTGATCAACGACCAGGGACAGGCCATCGGCGTGGTGACGCGGCGTCAGCTGACGGACGAAGCTGTCGACCCGTCGGCACGCCTGGTGACACTCATTACCCGTGCCCCCTTGGTCGTTCGCGAGGATCACTCCTTGCGCGAAGCCGCCGATCACATGGTGGAAGCCGACGTCGGCCGCCTGATCGTGCTCGGCAAGAGCGAGCCGCATGCCATGGTGGGTTTCATCACACGCGGCGACCTGCTCAAGGCGCACTCGCGGCGTTTGCGCGAAGCGCGCGATGCGCACCGGCATTTCAGGTTCCGCTGA